A single genomic interval of Helianthus annuus cultivar XRQ/B chromosome 6, HanXRQr2.0-SUNRISE, whole genome shotgun sequence harbors:
- the LOC110913418 gene encoding uncharacterized protein LOC110913418, which translates to MHPFNRGFIPPRSSADPNQSGNPTRPVAPVPTRPNPFGSGFLDYNQQSPGFMNLLNQPLSWDPNLYGWNPNQNTDGMGSSQAFGSAQAFGSPLHEPDVVPETQPEVPDTQPETQKGKGKAKRAHKKKVETNTRAKKNVITWEPEEEYALTRAFIDVSEDPVISNNQSKTVFWNRIRELFFELMGRGEEYRLPDSISGKWTDINRKCTNFQTVYQCLYSGWKSGSSDEDITQEALVEYTEAKGHFLYMKCWQILRHSPKWAIVSTPSGRSGNTRPSKRSKTNESGEPETPTSDARNTTDLNEDIPDAEPVEELPRPPGRKSRAKKPESSSMSMGTDMSNAFSEINNRLQDIHELGNKRLEENREVTEIMRDRQWAHDFEFYSKPHDHLTGKALEMALAQKERIEKKYNL; encoded by the exons ATGCATCCATTCAACCGTGGCTTCATTCCTCCCCGATCTAGTGCGGACCCAAACCAAAGTGGTAATCCTACTCGCCCCGTGGCGCCGGTTCCCACTAGACCCAACCCTTTCGGCTCTGGTTTTCTCGATTACAATCAACAAAGTCCCGGGTTTATGAATCTTTTGAACCAACCGCTATCATGGGACCCTAATCTCTACGGGTGGAACCCAAATCAAAACACGGATGGGATGGGGTCGTCTCAAGCGTTTGGGTCGGCTCAAGCTTTCGGCTCCCCACTACACGAACCCGATGTTGttccggagacgcaacccgaggTACCGGATACGCAACCGGAGAcgcaaaaaggaaaaggaaaagcaaAACGGGCACATAAAAAGAAAGTGGAAACCAACACCCGAGCAAAAAAAAATGTGATAACGTGGGAGCCCGAAGAGGAGTATGCGTTAACCCGCGCTTTCATCGATGTTTCGGAGGACCCGGTCatat caaacaatcaaagtaaaaCCGTATTTTGGAACCGAATACGAGAACTCTTTTTCGAGCTCATGGGTAGAGGAGAGGAATACCGCCTACCGGACTCTATATCGGGGAAGTGGACCGATATAAACAGGAAatgcacaaactttcaaaccgtgTACCAATGCTTGTATTCCGGATGGAAAAGTGGAAGTAGCGATGAAGACATTACGCAAGAGGCATTGGTCGAGTATACGGAGGCTAAAGGCCATTTCCTGTACATGAAGTGTTGGCAAATCCTTCGCCATAGCCCCAAATGGGCCATCGTATCTACTCCAAGTGGTCGTTCGGGAAATACACGGCCATCAAAGAGGTCCAAAACAAACGAGTCGGGTGAACCCGAAACGCCAACCTCCGACGCTCGAAACACCACCGACTTGAACGAGGATATTCCGGATGCCGAGCCGGTGGAGGAGCTACCAAGACCGCCCGGAAGAAAAAGTCGGGCGAAAAAACCCGAGTCGTCGTCGATGTCTATGGGAACGGATATGAGTAACGCATTTTCGGAGATAAACAATCGACTTCAAGACATACACGAACTCGGTAATAAACGTTTGGAGGAGAACCGCGAAGTTACGGAGATTATGCGGGATCGACAATGGGCTCATGACTTTGAGTTCTACTCCAAACCGCATGACCACTTAACGGGAAAAGCTTTGGAAATGGCGTTGGCACAAAAGGAGcggattgaaaaaaaatataatctttga